In the Deinococcus ficus genome, one interval contains:
- a CDS encoding aminotransferase class I/II-fold pyridoxal phosphate-dependent enzyme: MWVSRRAAAVPGSVFSLMDAAKSRARARGLEVIDLSIGSSDLNPPDAVLEALRDATRDPGTYRYPLFSHTAPLREAAAAYLGRRFGVTVDAASEVLPLIGAQEGLAHLLLAVTDPGDAVLLPDPCYPPYLGAVAVAGAQAVPLPLLPERGFLPDLDAVPEGMRPRVLLLNYPNNPTSAVADVAFFHRAAAWCRARGVLLVHDHPYAELTFGEYRAPSALEAGLDGVIELHSLSKTHHMGGFRVGFAVGDAGVIAALARVKGAVDFHPYLGIQRAAALALGLPDAVGRVGAAAFEARRDALVPALRELGWEVQTPQASMYAWARVPGLTDSVAFAVRAAEETGVAVSPGRAFGERGEGFVRFALVQPPEVLREAARRLAGVAVAGREAQPR, from the coding sequence ATGTGGGTTTCCCGGCGGGCGGCAGCGGTTCCTGGCAGCGTGTTCTCCCTGATGGACGCCGCGAAGTCGCGCGCGCGGGCGCGGGGGCTGGAGGTCATCGACCTGAGCATCGGCAGCAGCGACCTGAACCCGCCGGACGCGGTGCTGGAGGCCTTGCGGGACGCGACGCGGGATCCGGGGACGTACCGGTACCCGCTGTTCAGTCATACGGCGCCGCTGCGGGAGGCGGCCGCGGCGTACCTGGGCCGCCGGTTCGGGGTGACGGTGGACGCTGCGTCGGAGGTGCTGCCGCTGATCGGGGCGCAGGAGGGCCTGGCGCACCTGCTGCTGGCCGTGACGGACCCGGGGGACGCGGTGCTGCTCCCGGACCCGTGTTACCCCCCGTACCTGGGGGCGGTGGCGGTGGCGGGGGCGCAGGCTGTGCCGCTGCCGCTGCTGCCGGAACGCGGCTTCCTGCCGGACCTGGACGCGGTGCCGGAGGGGATGCGGCCGCGGGTGCTGCTGCTGAACTACCCGAACAACCCGACCTCGGCGGTGGCGGACGTGGCGTTCTTCCACCGGGCGGCGGCGTGGTGCCGGGCGCGGGGCGTGCTGCTGGTGCACGACCACCCGTACGCGGAACTGACCTTCGGGGAGTACCGCGCGCCGTCCGCGCTGGAGGCCGGGCTGGACGGCGTCATCGAGCTGCACTCGCTGAGCAAGACGCATCACATGGGCGGGTTCCGGGTGGGCTTCGCGGTCGGGGACGCGGGGGTGATCGCGGCGCTGGCGCGGGTGAAGGGCGCGGTGGACTTCCATCCGTACCTGGGCATTCAGCGGGCGGCGGCGCTGGCGCTGGGCCTGCCGGACGCGGTGGGGCGGGTGGGCGCCGCGGCGTTCGAGGCGCGGCGGGACGCGCTGGTTCCGGCGCTGCGGGAGCTCGGCTGGGAGGTGCAGACGCCGCAGGCGAGCATGTACGCCTGGGCGCGGGTGCCGGGGCTGACGGACAGTGTGGCGTTCGCGGTGCGGGCGGCCGAGGAGACGGGCGTGGCCGTCAGCCCGGGGCGGGCCTTCGGGGAGCGCGGGGAGGGCTTCGTGCGCTTCGCGCTGGTGCAGCCGCCGGAGGTGCTGCGCGAGGCAGCCCGCCGGCTGGCCGGGGTGGCCGTGGCGGGCCGGGAAGCGCAACCCCGCTAG
- a CDS encoding SIMPL domain-containing protein (The SIMPL domain is named for its presence in mouse protein SIMPL (signalling molecule that associates with mouse pelle-like kinase). Bacterial member BP26, from Brucella, was shown to assemble into a channel-like structure, while YggE from E. coli has been associated with resistance to oxidative stress.) → MGLLRVTVEDQAEVTAHAATLFVTVEGETFVMGNAALERAREVREFAQALQAAGVPAGRLHVQGVRIASSSGLLAKNQKAEFQLSAEATPEQLPAVLGAVAAGRNTRLTRLDWQFDEFEASLPLAAQAMRKARRKADVIAGAAGQRVKGVHRASDTWELPGATMEFQPEGRMYALRAAGGPPLDVGVEYSATRTLRVTLTVDFMLEDPAQEPGPA, encoded by the coding sequence ATGGGGCTCTTGCGTGTCACGGTGGAGGATCAGGCGGAGGTCACGGCCCACGCGGCGACGCTGTTCGTGACGGTGGAGGGCGAGACGTTCGTGATGGGCAACGCCGCGCTGGAACGGGCGCGGGAGGTCCGGGAGTTCGCGCAGGCCCTGCAGGCCGCGGGCGTGCCGGCGGGCCGCCTTCACGTGCAGGGCGTGCGGATCGCCAGCAGCAGCGGCCTGCTGGCGAAGAACCAGAAGGCCGAATTTCAGCTGAGCGCGGAGGCCACCCCGGAGCAGTTGCCGGCGGTGCTGGGCGCGGTCGCGGCGGGCCGGAATACGAGGCTCACGCGGCTGGACTGGCAGTTCGACGAGTTCGAGGCCAGCCTGCCCCTGGCCGCGCAGGCCATGCGAAAAGCCCGCCGCAAGGCGGACGTGATCGCCGGGGCGGCCGGGCAGCGGGTGAAAGGCGTGCACCGCGCGTCCGACACCTGGGAGCTGCCGGGCGCGACCATGGAATTCCAGCCGGAGGGGCGGATGTATGCCCTGCGCGCCGCGGGCGGGCCGCCGCTGGACGTGGGTGTGGAGTACAGCGCCACCCGGACCCTGCGCGTGACCCTCACCGTCGACTTCATGCTGGAGGACCCGGCCCAGGAGCCCGGGCCGGCCTAG
- a CDS encoding GlcG/HbpS family heme-binding protein → MKNLALTAALIASTTLAQSTPAPVQLAGSPTVQVATLSLKTASALALRTVENCAAAGYNVTATVVDRSGVTLAVARAENAGPHTVDASLRKAYTSASARNLTSEMAKSLATTPALADIPGYLLLAGGVPVRVGNAVVGAIGVGGAPSGMIDEKCATDAIKTVLGG, encoded by the coding sequence ATGAAAAACCTTGCGCTGACCGCCGCCCTGATCGCCTCCACCACCCTCGCCCAGAGCACCCCCGCTCCCGTGCAGCTGGCCGGGTCGCCCACCGTGCAGGTCGCCACGCTGAGCCTGAAGACCGCCAGCGCCCTGGCCCTGCGCACCGTCGAGAACTGCGCCGCCGCCGGGTACAACGTGACCGCCACGGTCGTGGACCGCAGCGGCGTGACCCTGGCCGTCGCCCGCGCCGAGAACGCCGGGCCGCACACCGTGGACGCCAGCCTCCGCAAGGCGTACACCAGCGCCAGCGCCCGCAACCTCACCAGCGAGATGGCCAAGAGCCTCGCCACCACCCCCGCCCTGGCCGACATCCCCGGGTACCTGCTGCTGGCCGGCGGCGTGCCCGTCCGGGTGGGGAACGCCGTGGTCGGCGCGATCGGTGTGGGCGGAGCGCCCAGCGGCATGATCGACGAGAAGTGCGCCACCGACGCCATCAAGACCGTCCTGGGGGGCTGA
- a CDS encoding ATP-binding protein, producing MRLRRALPWTLAWLLLAALGAAALILDRRQTLQAAFDLDTRILHRVLSQRMEQQEAVLNAVTALAAQGVTDATLAGYVQALTRPYPQITGVQLCLPAGTCRTLLAPPAGLPDLPDAPGGGPRLLWPPAGPQYALTREGVRVWVDAGRLLPARDRPATPIRVTLDRPAAAGGARLVTFGAPPGPAALALRAAKTLGTALQPFPIRFERTYGAGALPWAALLVWWTLTGLLLAALARLWSARREAARALDDERARAQGIVQASTDGIVLTDPDGRVVHANPAAHGILGSLALGEHLPGRAAFQATLSQAPLDTGAFWQATEARALPAGTALHRDGHAVLVEGSLAPLRGPHGRLLGRVLTVREVGPLQQRMLAQLDEGERRVREHETMLAHAGRLSTLGEMSAGLAHELNQPLTALLSYGQAARRLLDDEDPDLPRAGQALDGMLAQARRAADIIARLRTLVRREPVRRQRVDLPQAVQNVLTLCRADLTALDVTVQATLPPGAAVHADPVQVEQIVLNLIRNALDAMHGTPPGERRLTLTLRPEGPDWQLTVQDTGPGLDDAARAALFQPFQTTKSGGLGLGLTLSQTLAQGLGGHLSGGAPPAGETRGAAFTLTLPAWTAPDPEGAPTP from the coding sequence ATGCGCCTGCGCCGCGCCCTGCCCTGGACCCTCGCCTGGCTGCTGCTGGCCGCGCTGGGCGCCGCCGCCCTGATCCTGGACCGGCGCCAGACCCTCCAGGCAGCCTTCGACCTGGACACCCGCATCCTGCACCGCGTGCTGTCGCAGCGCATGGAGCAGCAGGAGGCCGTGCTGAACGCCGTGACGGCCCTGGCCGCGCAGGGCGTGACCGATGCCACCCTCGCCGGGTACGTGCAGGCCCTCACCCGCCCGTACCCGCAGATCACCGGCGTGCAGCTCTGCCTGCCGGCCGGGACCTGCCGCACGCTGCTCGCCCCGCCTGCCGGGCTGCCGGACCTCCCGGACGCGCCCGGGGGCGGCCCGCGGCTGCTGTGGCCCCCGGCCGGCCCGCAATACGCCCTGACCCGTGAAGGTGTGCGCGTGTGGGTGGACGCCGGGCGGCTCCTCCCGGCGCGGGACCGGCCCGCCACGCCGATCCGCGTGACCCTGGACCGCCCCGCGGCGGCCGGGGGCGCCCGGCTGGTCACCTTCGGCGCGCCGCCCGGCCCGGCCGCCCTGGCCCTGCGGGCCGCGAAGACGCTCGGCACGGCCCTGCAGCCCTTCCCAATCCGCTTCGAACGGACCTACGGCGCGGGCGCGCTGCCGTGGGCGGCGCTGCTCGTGTGGTGGACGTTGACCGGGCTGCTGCTCGCGGCCCTGGCGCGGCTGTGGTCGGCCCGCCGCGAGGCCGCCCGCGCCCTGGACGACGAGCGCGCCCGCGCGCAGGGCATCGTGCAGGCCAGCACCGACGGCATCGTCCTGACCGACCCGGACGGGCGGGTGGTGCACGCCAACCCCGCCGCGCACGGCATCCTGGGTTCCCTGGCGCTCGGGGAGCACCTGCCGGGCCGGGCGGCCTTCCAGGCCACGCTGTCTCAGGCCCCACTGGATACGGGCGCCTTCTGGCAGGCCACCGAAGCCCGCGCCCTGCCCGCCGGCACCGCCCTGCACCGCGACGGGCACGCGGTGCTCGTGGAAGGCAGCCTCGCGCCGTTGCGCGGCCCGCACGGGCGGCTGCTGGGCCGGGTCCTCACCGTGCGCGAGGTGGGGCCCCTGCAGCAGCGCATGCTGGCCCAGCTCGACGAGGGCGAACGCCGCGTGCGGGAACACGAGACCATGCTCGCCCACGCCGGTCGCCTGTCCACCCTGGGCGAGATGAGCGCCGGGCTGGCCCACGAACTCAACCAGCCGCTCACCGCCCTGCTCAGCTACGGGCAGGCGGCCCGGCGCCTGCTGGACGACGAGGACCCGGATCTGCCCCGCGCGGGGCAGGCGCTGGACGGCATGCTGGCGCAGGCGCGGCGGGCGGCGGACATCATCGCCCGGCTGCGCACCCTGGTGCGGCGCGAACCCGTCCGGCGGCAGCGCGTGGACCTCCCGCAGGCCGTGCAGAACGTCCTGACGTTGTGCCGTGCCGACCTCACGGCCCTGGACGTGACCGTGCAGGCCACGCTCCCCCCGGGCGCCGCCGTGCACGCCGACCCGGTGCAGGTCGAACAGATTGTGCTGAACCTGATCCGCAACGCCCTGGACGCCATGCACGGCACGCCGCCCGGGGAGCGGCGCCTCACGCTGACCCTCCGGCCTGAAGGCCCGGACTGGCAGCTCACCGTGCAGGACACCGGCCCCGGCCTGGACGACGCGGCCCGCGCCGCCCTGTTCCAGCCGTTCCAGACCACCAAATCCGGCGGGCTGGGCCTGGGCCTCACCCTCTCCCAGACGCTCGCGCAGGGCCTGGGCGGGCACCTCAGCGGCGGCGCCCCCCCAGCCGGCGAGACGCGGGGCGCGGCCTTCACCCTCACCCTGCCCGCCTGGACCGCCCCGGACCCCGAAGGAGCCCCCACGCCATGA
- a CDS encoding DUF2721 domain-containing protein: MADPTTSVLSAMITPAVLITGAASLLLSTSSRLGRATDRVRALTRRFEELVNVENPSAVPLARAEKRLIVHQLPQLTRRTRYLHRAMTALYLSIGLLVLTSLLIGGLDLLRIGGLTVLPVVTALLGALALAYGATLLSYEAGISASTTREEMTFLSDLSRHYADLYDEK; the protein is encoded by the coding sequence ATGGCCGACCCGACCACCAGCGTCCTGAGTGCCATGATCACGCCCGCCGTGCTCATCACCGGCGCCGCGTCCCTGCTGCTCTCCACCAGCAGCCGCCTGGGCCGCGCCACCGACCGGGTCCGCGCCCTCACCCGCCGCTTCGAGGAACTCGTCAATGTCGAGAACCCCAGCGCCGTGCCCCTCGCCCGCGCCGAGAAACGCCTGATCGTTCACCAGCTCCCACAGCTCACGCGCCGCACCCGGTACCTGCACCGCGCCATGACCGCCCTGTACCTCAGCATCGGCCTGCTGGTCCTCACCAGCCTCCTGATCGGCGGACTGGACCTCCTGCGCATCGGCGGCCTCACGGTACTCCCGGTCGTGACCGCCCTGCTGGGCGCGCTGGCCCTCGCGTACGGCGCCACCCTCCTCAGCTACGAGGCCGGCATCAGCGCCAGCACCACCCGCGAGGAAATGACCTTCCTCAGCGACCTCAGCCGCCACTACGCCGACCTCTACGACGAGAAGTAG
- the nagA gene encoding N-acetylglucosamine-6-phosphate deacetylase — MTTLRGQLLTGDALTPGEVRFGPTLTRLTHAPDAPADLLILPGFIDTHVHGGGGGDTMDGPEGIRTLARLHARHGTTTLLPTTITNPWANVMAALSAVKDVMAGGVPGGADIVGAHLEGPFISPGRLGAQPPNTALPTPDLVAQVLALNVVRAVTIAPEIEGALNAALTLGRAGVRVGVGHTRADAPTVTAFLNALHAEGIRTAATHLFNAMGGIEGRDPGVPGALLADPHTYPEVILDTIHVHPTGFRLARAATPGRVMLITDAMRAAGLGDGESELGGQRVIVKNGEARLEGGALAGSVLTMDAALRHAVQAGVPLPEASRMLSDTPARSLNLTDRGRLEVGLRADLVVLDRDLTVKAVYVGGQEIPRD; from the coding sequence ATGACCACCCTGCGAGGCCAGCTGCTGACCGGCGACGCCCTCACGCCCGGCGAGGTCCGCTTCGGTCCCACCCTGACCCGCCTCACCCACGCCCCGGACGCCCCGGCCGACCTGCTGATCCTGCCCGGTTTCATCGACACGCACGTGCACGGCGGCGGCGGCGGGGACACCATGGACGGCCCTGAGGGCATCCGCACACTGGCGCGACTGCACGCCCGGCACGGCACCACCACGCTGCTGCCCACCACCATCACCAACCCCTGGGCGAACGTGATGGCCGCGCTGAGCGCCGTGAAGGACGTCATGGCGGGCGGCGTGCCCGGCGGCGCCGACATCGTCGGCGCGCACCTGGAAGGGCCCTTCATCAGCCCCGGCCGGCTGGGCGCGCAACCCCCGAACACCGCCCTGCCCACCCCGGACCTCGTGGCGCAGGTGCTCGCCCTGAACGTGGTCCGCGCCGTTACCATCGCCCCGGAGATCGAGGGCGCCCTGAACGCCGCCCTCACCCTCGGCCGCGCCGGCGTGCGCGTCGGCGTCGGCCACACCCGCGCGGACGCCCCCACCGTCACCGCATTCCTGAACGCCCTGCACGCCGAGGGCATCCGCACCGCCGCCACCCACCTGTTCAACGCCATGGGCGGCATCGAGGGCCGCGACCCCGGCGTGCCCGGCGCGCTGCTCGCCGACCCCCACACCTACCCGGAAGTCATTCTCGACACCATTCACGTGCACCCCACGGGCTTCCGGCTGGCCCGCGCCGCCACGCCCGGACGCGTCATGCTCATCACGGACGCCATGCGCGCCGCCGGCCTGGGCGACGGCGAGAGCGAACTGGGCGGGCAGCGCGTCATCGTCAAGAACGGTGAGGCCCGCCTGGAGGGCGGCGCCCTGGCCGGCAGCGTTCTCACCATGGACGCCGCCCTGCGGCACGCCGTGCAGGCCGGCGTGCCGCTGCCCGAGGCGAGCCGCATGCTGAGCGACACGCCTGCCCGCTCCCTGAACCTCACCGACCGCGGCCGCCTGGAAGTGGGCCTGCGGGCCGACCTCGTGGTCCTGGACCGCGACCTCACCGTGAAAGCCGTCTACGTGGGCGGCCAGGAGATTCCCCGTGACTGA
- a CDS encoding ankyrin repeat domain-containing protein — MTSPLNAQLLTAAQHGQTARVTDLLRAGASPDARDVTGRTALTWAAVGDHVGVARALIAAGADPDPQDRNRNNALLVTGETGSVAMLREVLKARPELTRTNRFGGTALIPAAHRGHLAYVRELLSTTRIDVNHVNDLGWTALLEAVILGDGGPTHTEIVRELLAHGADRRIADRDGVTPLQHARQRGYAAMVRLLAL, encoded by the coding sequence ATGACCTCCCCCCTGAATGCCCAGCTGCTGACGGCCGCGCAGCACGGCCAGACCGCCCGCGTGACCGACCTGCTGCGCGCCGGCGCCAGCCCCGACGCGCGTGACGTGACCGGCCGCACCGCCCTGACCTGGGCGGCAGTGGGCGACCACGTGGGCGTGGCCCGCGCCCTGATCGCCGCCGGCGCCGACCCCGACCCGCAGGACCGCAACCGCAACAACGCCCTCCTGGTCACCGGGGAAACCGGAAGCGTGGCCATGCTGCGCGAGGTCCTGAAGGCCAGGCCCGAGCTGACGCGCACCAACCGCTTCGGCGGCACCGCCCTGATCCCCGCGGCGCATCGCGGGCACCTCGCGTACGTGCGCGAGCTCCTCTCCACCACCCGCATCGACGTGAACCACGTGAATGACCTCGGCTGGACCGCGCTCCTGGAGGCCGTGATTCTCGGGGACGGCGGCCCCACCCACACCGAGATCGTGCGGGAACTGCTCGCGCACGGCGCGGACCGCCGCATCGCCGACCGGGACGGCGTCACGCCCCTGCAGCACGCCCGGCAGCGCGGGTACGCCGCGATGGTCCGGCTGCTCGCCCTCTAG
- a CDS encoding SIS domain-containing protein yields the protein MLVEAREAPEVVRRQLTANREAVQALVTALRSRPPAYAVTIARGSSDHACTVLKYALETQLALPVASLGPSVHTLYGTRLDLHGALVIAVSQSGASPDVVESVRMARTQGALTVALVNVEDSDLARTAEFVLPLHCGEEKAVAATKSYLASLTAFLPVLAELTDDQALRDALQGLPEQLTQTLALEDQARGLAERYRFAQDLLVLARGLPYGVAQEAALKLKETSGIHAEAYSAAEFSHGPKRLLAEGVPVLGVTSVDAARGAVNAAYAELRAGGADVRTLGPDALSTLITPGTGHGVTDVVPTALGFYLFAAHLALHRGLDPDRPPLLSKVTKTR from the coding sequence ATGCTGGTGGAGGCGCGGGAAGCGCCTGAGGTGGTCAGGCGGCAACTGACTGCGAACCGGGAGGCGGTGCAGGCGCTGGTGACCGCCCTGCGGTCCCGCCCCCCCGCGTACGCCGTGACGATCGCGCGGGGCAGCAGCGACCACGCCTGCACCGTCCTGAAGTACGCCCTCGAAACCCAACTCGCCCTGCCGGTCGCGTCGCTGGGGCCCAGCGTGCACACCCTGTACGGCACCCGCCTGGACCTGCACGGCGCCCTGGTGATCGCCGTGTCCCAGAGCGGCGCCAGCCCCGACGTCGTGGAGTCCGTCCGCATGGCCCGCACTCAGGGCGCCCTGACGGTCGCCCTGGTCAACGTCGAGGACAGTGACCTCGCCCGCACCGCCGAGTTCGTGCTGCCGCTGCACTGCGGGGAGGAAAAGGCCGTGGCGGCCACGAAGAGTTACCTCGCGAGCCTCACCGCTTTCCTGCCCGTGCTCGCCGAACTCACGGACGATCAGGCCTTACGGGACGCCCTGCAGGGCCTGCCGGAGCAGCTGACACAGACCCTGGCGCTGGAGGACCAGGCCCGGGGGCTGGCGGAGCGGTACCGGTTCGCGCAGGACCTGCTGGTCCTGGCCCGCGGGTTGCCGTACGGGGTGGCACAGGAAGCGGCGCTGAAACTCAAGGAGACGAGCGGGATTCACGCGGAGGCGTACAGTGCCGCGGAGTTCAGTCACGGGCCGAAACGGTTGCTGGCGGAGGGGGTGCCGGTGCTGGGGGTGACGAGTGTGGACGCGGCGCGGGGGGCGGTGAATGCGGCGTACGCGGAACTGCGGGCGGGAGGGGCGGATGTGCGGACGTTGGGGCCGGACGCGCTGAGCACGCTCATCACGCCGGGGACGGGGCATGGGGTGACGGACGTGGTGCCGACGGCGCTGGGGTTCTACCTGTTCGCGGCACACCTGGCGCTGCACCGGGGCCTGGACCCGGACCGCCCCCCGCTGCTGAGCAAGGTCACCAAAACCCGCTAG
- a CDS encoding AAA family ATPase, with product MEQGAPRSRVVFMCGPAGSGKSTYARGLEAQGLTRLSFDVEMWRRGITDVPLPLALRDEIEAGLRARLLELVAQRRDVVLDFSFWSRQMRDDYRQLLKPTGVIPETIYLATGRAEVLSRLRNRKGQHSDDYVVPDDLAAQYYDGFQIPTAEEGPLTVIGDADQT from the coding sequence ATGGAGCAGGGCGCCCCTCGCAGTCGCGTGGTGTTCATGTGCGGCCCGGCCGGATCAGGGAAGTCCACCTATGCCAGGGGTCTGGAAGCCCAGGGCCTGACCCGCCTGTCCTTCGATGTGGAAATGTGGCGGCGGGGGATCACGGACGTGCCCCTGCCTCTGGCGCTTCGGGATGAGATCGAGGCCGGACTGCGGGCGCGACTGTTGGAATTGGTCGCTCAGAGAAGGGACGTGGTGCTGGATTTCTCGTTCTGGTCCCGGCAGATGAGGGACGACTACCGCCAGCTCCTCAAGCCGACAGGTGTCATTCCTGAGACGATCTACCTTGCTACAGGGCGGGCTGAAGTGCTGTCGCGCCTGCGAAACAGGAAAGGCCAGCACTCCGATGACTACGTCGTCCCGGACGACCTCGCCGCCCAGTACTACGACGGATTCCAGATTCCTACCGCGGAGGAAGGCCCACTGACCGTCATTGGCGACGCCGATCAAACGTAG
- a CDS encoding response regulator transcription factor: MTPDRREPTVYLVDDDAAVRDALAFLLGTVGLHVRAFPDGPALLHGLDPGDLGCLLLDIRMPHVSGLQLQAELRARGVDLPVVIMTGHGNVDLCRRAFQQGAVDFLEKPIDETALLETVQRAIHAHLRQRERLAASADARAHLARLTEREREVLQGLMNGQTGKQSARQLGISVRTVETHRASIFEKLEVASLAELMRTYLNVTEPPEGPPG; the protein is encoded by the coding sequence ATGACCCCCGACCGCCGCGAACCCACCGTGTACCTCGTGGACGACGACGCTGCCGTGCGCGACGCGCTGGCGTTCCTGCTCGGCACCGTCGGCCTGCACGTCCGCGCCTTCCCGGACGGCCCGGCGCTCCTGCACGGCCTGGACCCAGGTGACCTGGGCTGCCTGCTGCTGGACATCCGCATGCCGCACGTGAGCGGCCTGCAGCTTCAGGCGGAACTGCGCGCCCGGGGCGTGGACCTGCCGGTCGTGATCATGACCGGGCACGGCAACGTGGACCTGTGCCGCCGCGCCTTCCAGCAGGGCGCCGTGGACTTCCTGGAAAAACCCATCGACGAGACCGCCCTGCTGGAAACCGTGCAGCGCGCCATTCACGCCCACCTGCGCCAGCGCGAGCGGCTGGCTGCCAGCGCCGACGCCCGCGCGCACCTCGCGCGGCTCACCGAGCGGGAACGTGAGGTCCTGCAGGGGCTCATGAACGGCCAGACCGGCAAGCAGAGCGCCCGGCAGCTCGGCATTAGCGTCCGCACCGTGGAAACCCACCGCGCCAGCATCTTCGAGAAGCTGGAGGTGGCGTCCCTGGCAGAACTGATGCGCACCTACCTGAACGTCACCGAACCGCCTGAAGGCCCGCCCGGCTGA